The window aaagatcTAACAGAAAGGAGATacaaaggagactccacagttAGAGAACTGAAAGCAAAGCTTTCTGGAATAGAAGATGTATGGCTTATTAATTTCCATAACCAAACTTATTAGAGTTTAAGCACTGATGGCCTATGCATGTAATAGAAAACACATCTTATTAAGTTTGTTCAGCTCCTCTGCATTCCAAGCTATGTTTACTATTTAGATATAGCTGTTAAAATTACTATTacaggttttctttaaaaaaataaaattccttccCAACATTCTAGGAATGtcaaagagcaaagcaggaggTCCTGTCACTGCGTCGCGAGAACTCTACTCTGGATGCTGAATGTCATGAAAAAGAGAAGCTCATTAATCAGCTACAGACACGAGTTGCTGTTCTGGAACAAGAGATCAAAGATAAAGATCAACTAGTTATTAGAACAAAAGAAGTTTTAGATGCCACACAAGAACAAAAGGTTCCTTCAAGTTTCCAAATAATCATTTCAAGCTTTGTAGAACCTTCTTAATTGCAGTCTAGAGATTAGCAGCTGATCAGTTTTATGAATACAGCCAGTAAACTTTCACATTTAGTTAAAGATTCTAAATTACAGCATCAGAAGTATACTGGATTCAGTTTTACAAATGATGCTGCCATTTTAATGCTATAGTACTGCAGGAAGTTAGTGGTACttcttgtaaataaaaaagagattaattgaTAGCCTGTACAATTTGACAAAAAGCAAGGACTAATTTCTTGTAAGGATTAGTTCTCAAAGAGTTATTGATGTTCTACTTAAAGTCTTAAGTGATGTATATCCCATATCTTTATTATAATAATCTTAATATTCTTTTAAAGGTGATCCTGGAAGAGAGtactgagaaaaaacaaaatcaaattgAAAAACTAGAGACAACAATTAAGTCACTGTCAGGTGAACTTCTTAAGGTTTGTCTGAACATGCCATTATCCTTAGgaaatttttattgtttttagatgtttattttgagaatatctgatttttttttctttttatttcataggCTAATGAAATTATCAAGAAGTTACAAGGAGATTTGAAAACTCTAAtcagtaaattaaaattgaaaaatacagtaacaatTCAACAAGAAAAACTATtggcagagaaagaagagagacttcaaaaagaacagagagaacTGCAGGAGATGGGACAATCTCTTCGAACCAAAGAGCAGGAGGTACTGAGAAGTTAACCCTCTGTCCTGTAAATGCTATTGTTGTATGTAGTGTGGTGGGATTTATGGTTTTTAATTACAGCAATAAGGTCTTCAGTCTTTCTATGAAACAGAATGTGCTCTTTTACCTAGTTAACATATTTTAATGTGTaatcaactttatttttttcatgttaaaatgaTTTGCTTAATCTACCCATATTAAACAAAGCTAAAATTGTTAGGAGTACAAAGCAATATAATGGACGAATCAACATCCTTTAGAGGGCATATTAATGTGAAAGTTGCTGAAGGAGGCAACAACGGGAACAGAGTGAACTTTTTCTTCCATGCAGTATGTTCCCCTGCATAGAGTTCTTGCATTatttaatcacagaaaaattaagGATGGAAGCATTTCTGGCTGTCATCTTGTTGAAACCCTTGCTAAATGTAGggcttattttaaaatcattctCATACTGTTTTTGTAAAAACTGAGTTCAGACTTCTCTTATTTCAGAGATTTTAATCCTCATActttattataatttttcttaGTTAATAGTAGCTCCTGATGGTGGTGTTATTATGGGAATATTTCAGGTTTGCAAGTTACAAGAACAGCTGGAAACTACAATACAAAAACTAGAAGAAAGTAAGCAGTTACTGAAAACCAACGAAAACGGTAGGTTTATACAGTTCCATTTCTCCCTCTGTAAAAGGGTGTAGTgatctggctgctgctgaaaaagaaTGGAAGCAACTGTGTTGCTTTACCTGTGTTCTTGGTTTGCAAAGAGCTGCAATGAGTGTTGTTTATGGGAAGCTTCTCTGTAGTGGGTATGCAACAGGCTAGAGCTGCCAGTGGAGACTTCCTGTGTAGTTGGTGCTTATGGTTGCTTGGAATAGTGTACATGCCAGGGGACAATGCTAGAGGAAGGAACAAAATGCCATGTAGGGGTGGGGCAAGCTTGAACAAAAAGGCTTTTCCTGAGACTAGGACTTTGAATAATCCTTGAGcttaaggaggaaaaataagttTGCTAAGCTGCCACTTTATTGAGGAAGGGCTACttgctgttttaaaagcttGTGAGAGGTAGGATGTGAGCTTCACTtcggtttgttttttttttcccctctcttcagTAATCACATGGTTAAACAAACAGCTGAATGAAGTTCAGATGGGCAAGAAGCTGGAGACTTCTCCCAGTACACATGGTGCTGGTAGGACTGCCATTTCACCCCATGGCATGGTAAGATACAAGTATAAATGACATGGTTATGATGTAGTCATTGTTTGCTGAAAGCAtatccttaaaagaaaaaagaaaaagcttttatctTCTTTGGGCCCTATagtattgttttgttgttgtttgtttttttaataccataGTACTCTGTTGTTGGGTGCTACTTCATACCTTGTCTTTCAAAGTGAGAATTTTCTAAGCTCCCATTTATTGAAATacacaaacaaatgcaaaatgagCTCAGAAAATATGAATTGCAGGGTGAAGGGGGGTAAAAAAAGGCTGCATTTTTGTGTTCTGAGATTGACTTACATACTAACTATCTTTGTatagtttgaaaaagaaagtgtaCTATTTGAATACTCTTATTAATGATAtttagaaacaggaaaataagggTTAAGAAACATGATGTGCTATCTTTGTTAAATAAATACCACAGCTTGATGGTTCTTACTCTTGGTTGTCCCTGTATGTAGAGATGTCTATTGGCTTATTCATGCAGAGATCTCTGGTTTATAGCTACATTTAATGTATTAATCAATTACAGGTTGGGAAGCTTATTATGAGTGTATAATTATTGCTAAGAACTTACAATTATTGCTAATATAATTAGCTAAGAGTGCTCAATTTGTCTAACTTTTAACAAATTACAAGTTTTCATTACAAATCTGAATCTTGGAAAAGTGTTTTCTACCCATCATGGAGACTCAAATGAGGGTTAGCTTTGTAATTGTGGTTAGTAGTTAATTTTGGCATTTTGCAAttcaaaaattgttttgttcctttatGGATGTATTATATTTTCTCTTACAGCCTGATCGACCATCCTTTCCCAGCTTAGGAATGAATCATTCCATTTCTCCTTTGTATGCCTTCCAGAACTTTCTGGAACCAGCACACCACAAAACCATCAGCTCACAATGTCCAGTACCAAAGGCAAGCATTTGATAATTCTGCATGGCTAAGAATGTGACAGCATAAAATATCAAAGCTTGAATTTTTCTCCGAGTACATAAATATTTCCTGTATAACTCCCCATATTGCATATTAACATGATTAGTGATAACTAATGCTTGGTTTTAGTTCGCTTACTTGTGCCTGCTTTGCTGCACAGAAGTGCTATGTGAGTTATAGAAACATGAAACCCCAAAAAGCTGACTCTGCATATGCTCACTGGTGGACCATCATCTCTGGAGTAGCTCTCTTTTCACCTGCAACTCTCCTGTTTCTGCAGGTTCAGTTTAACACACAGCTTTCTAAAATGAATCCATGTTCAGATGTTCAGACAGTGACTGCAACAAGTCATCCAGCAAATAAGGAGAAGTAAGTGTCATTTACTGCAGTTTTAgtggggctttttaaaaaatataatttttataaagCCATTTGTCTTCTATGTGTGTTCAGAACTGAAGAAGATATTTCTAGTACCAAGCTAGTTCTGTGATCTGCCTTTTTCCATCAACATGGTAATGAATTTTAAGTTGTGGCAGACTTAAATTGGTCAGTAAGTATGGTTTGTAGATAACAAAGGAAGATTCATGGTTTCAGGAGTGGGTCCCAAGGAAGTTCATTCTCTCTCCTGGTGACAGATCTATGGCTATCAGGCAATGGGGCAGTCAAAAAATTACTTCTAGACTGTTCTCAGTGATGGTTTACCTTTAAATCATGAAGTTCATAGGAACACACAGTTCAAGTTAAGATGTATCCACACTTGTTAATGCACTGCTAACTTAACTGCCtttgtttataattttaattaaactttttctttttagcgGTGATAATTTGGGGCTGGAATcaaagtatttaaagaaaaaagatgacaGCATTCCTTTAAGAGGGCTTAGTCAAAATACACTCAACTCAGGTATGTATGGAAATTGTAAACCAAGACCTTAGCTGAAATGTACTTAAAGGGCAATAATAATTATGGTTCTATGAACAGCCTCTTGCTTCTGCTAATCTACAGAGTACCTGAAACCATACGTGCCAACCAAAGCCCAGCCGGCACCACGAGCTGCAGGAACACCAGCTTCCGCTTATTTTCCTGGATAGAAGACAGGGCTCTTAAGGTAAGAGCCTGCTTTTTAACCATCTGGGGGGTTTGGATGTCTTGTAATCACGTATTTGTAAAGTAGCAATGTCAGATTTTCTAAGcctgaatttgttttctttgagaaagAGATTGTTATTTACTCAGATGACACTTCAGGATACTTGAGCCTAAAGATAAAGCTTTAAACAGCTGCAGCCTTAGTGGGAACAACACTAGTTTAGTCACTGGGACTGTGAAGAGTTTTCTCTTATACTGGAGACCTTGTACTCTTCCTAAAAACCCACTGAAGCACTTTTTTGTCACTTCCCATGGCAAGTGTGCTCTGGAACAGGTGAAATGTGCACTCCAGCATTCCCCAAGGGAGAACATTTATCTGGGAATACTTTTTTTGATGCCTTTCTCTCAAAGGCTAATGCAAATAGGAAGTGCTGGAGAACAGGGTCATGCTGTCAATTTTAATTATGTTCAATTATGCTAAGGTAGCAGGACTGCCTCACTAATGCTTCCtgacagttttaattttaaaagcctgctTAATTGTGGAACTAGCTTATTTGAATTGCACATGgatttacaaatatatttcacATTAAAGATGCTACATTATTTCACTGGTTATAAAAATCATAACTTAAAATTCTCACTCTTGGTTACCCAAGCTTTTCCATTGATCTGTCAGCATTATATTCTAGAGGCCACTATGCGTAAAGCATTATGAGGTGAAGTACCCAAACAGTTAACTATTGAAAGTATCATGTCTAAAAGCTACTTATTTTCACTAATCATAATTAAATTTCTGTAGAGTCTCACAGTTGTAAAGATAACTCTAATATTCTACTTTAGGTGGACTGAGTTGATTCAGCTTACCTGGGCTCAAATGCTAGAATTGTGTAACAGCTTCATTCTGTGCCATCTCTACGGGGACATTGACTAAAAGGACTGGCCTGCAAGTACTTGTAACATACAACATATACTtttatacttatttttatattttataccTTTTAACCTTAGTTATTTAAGAGCATCCAGAGGATTGTATATTTAAGGGGTTTGTTTTACGGTGCAAAATGTGTATATTTGTTTATAAATTAGCACCACGTTAATGTATATTCACTTTTTTAGCATGTCTAAGTTTCAATGgaaatattaaatttttttttcacaaaaaactCTGGTTAGTAATGTTTTAAGAGTACTAAACCAACACCCCCCTGTACTGACATGACAAGATGAGGTAAGAGCTAAAGCAGTACCGTTTTGTTCACCTTACCTTCCTCTGGAGTTttttcccagcccagcagtgcttCAGGAGCAGCACTGAGGTGCAGCACCATCCCCAGGTGGCAGCTGGTCCCTTCTAAGGTCTGTGCTTATGCTGCTATTGCTCATTAAGTTATAAGAGGTGCAAAGTGATGAGCACCTGGTCTGTTTCTCTTGCAGTATACATGGGGTGCTATCAAACAGGAAGCTGGTAattaaaatgcagcagctgtCCAGATTTCCCAGTCCTGTTACAACCTAGAATGAAAATGGGGTGGGCCTGCGCAGACACcactgcagcagaggggaggctggtgctgcagtgtCATGGGGGCTCCTTCTTGGAGCTTGTGTCTCTGTTGCCATCGTGTTCCATTAGAGCCAAGgaagcagccagccctgctgctgaacAGAGGGAGAGCATCAATATCCCAAAGGCTCCTGCCCAAACAGGTAAAACACACACTGTTTTTCCACCTGCTTAAGACATATACACTATAGAATTTCAGTTAGGGTTTAAGAGACattaacaattatttaaaaattcattaaaatattcaacTTTATTAACagtatatttacatttttttttcctgcttttggtCAACCATGGTGAATGTTCAAAGGTAAAAAAGCATTAAGCAATAACCAcaagatgaaaacattttaaacctATACAATACTTTATACACAAATTTATACAAAGGAACACTTAAATAATACAACTGGACACAAAAATATACACTTTTAGAGAAATTCACATCAGTAATTGTATAAAGCTCTCTTCTGTACTAAGGGTCCTGAAAATTTAGGACTAAAACATTAGCTCTGTAATGCAAAAGGGTTATTTGTGACAGTCCTCAAAGGCCACAATATAACACACGGACATATTCAAGGCTATCAGCTTATAGTTAAGTCTGTGTATTCAAGTTTTGAGGTCCTTTATACGATTATGCAAACATCAGAAATATAGTGGTATCATAAACGGTACTTAGGAAAGCAGAGTTTTAGAGCCAGTATTAAAACTTGTAGGCTCAAAACACCCACTTCATCTTTAAACAAGTGTTCGACACTACcgtttaattaaaaaatagaaagagtAAATGCACttacataaaaaataacttttactGTTCAGCAAGCGTGCTCATGTGATCTTTATCTTAgtacaaacttaaaaaaaaaatctgccataTGACTTCTTAAATAAATGATACCAACTCACCTTCTCCCCACTCGAGTACATTTACATTAAGGCTTTGAAATCAATCTGACCCAAGATTTTACAACATTAAAATGAATGGGTCCACATGGATGCTAGAATGTCTCATTGAGACGTAGCATGACTATAATTAAAGCTCACCACCTTAAGGAAAGGGAAGGACACATGCTCATGCctggtttctatttttttgtccCTCAAGTAGAATGTGAAGTTTAGTTGTAACAGTATTTCATGGCAAGAGATGAGTAC of the Apus apus isolate bApuApu2 chromosome 7, bApuApu2.pri.cur, whole genome shotgun sequence genome contains:
- the SASS6 gene encoding spindle assembly abnormal protein 6 homolog isoform X2 translates to MAAERMFNRPVCVQVRCQGCEESLKSQQGLLVDFSAFPQKFIDLLQQCIQEQNKDIPRFLLQLVSSASVLDHTPVSLNVVETNPFKHLTHLSLKFLPGNDAEIKKFLASCLKCLKEDKKILEEKLRKTEEDLTRQLSYTQQSLSEKSRELDKLKNEWTSVTTAITNKHTQELTNEKERALQAQAQYQQQHEQQKKELENLHQKSIQQLQNRLSELEIINKDLTERRYKGDSTVRELKAKLSGIEDECQRAKQEVLSLRRENSTLDAECHEKEKLINQLQTRVAVLEQEIKDKDQLVIRTKEVLDATQEQKVILEESTEKKQNQIEKLETTIKSLSGELLKANEIIKKLQGDLKTLISKLKLKNTVTIQQEKLLAEKEERLQKEQRELQEMGQSLRTKEQEVCKLQEQLETTIQKLEESKQLLKTNENVITWLNKQLNEVQMGKKLETSPSTHGAGRTAISPHGMPDRPSFPSLGMNHSISPLYAFQNFLEPAHHKTISSQCPVPKVQFNTQLSKMNPCSDVQTVTATSHPANKENGDNLGLESKYLKKKDDSIPLRGLSQNTLNSEYLKPYVPTKAQPAPRAAGTPASAYFPG
- the SASS6 gene encoding spindle assembly abnormal protein 6 homolog isoform X1, translating into MAAERMFNRPVCVQVRCQGCEERRLNVRVNIELLSISNPVHKKDLAVRLTDDTDPFFLYNLVISEEDFQSLKSQQGLLVDFSAFPQKFIDLLQQCIQEQNKDIPRFLLQLVSSASVLDHTPVSLNVVETNPFKHLTHLSLKFLPGNDAEIKKFLASCLKCLKEDKKILEEKLRKTEEDLTRQLSYTQQSLSEKSRELDKLKNEWTSVTTAITNKHTQELTNEKERALQAQAQYQQQHEQQKKELENLHQKSIQQLQNRLSELEIINKDLTERRYKGDSTVRELKAKLSGIEDECQRAKQEVLSLRRENSTLDAECHEKEKLINQLQTRVAVLEQEIKDKDQLVIRTKEVLDATQEQKVILEESTEKKQNQIEKLETTIKSLSGELLKANEIIKKLQGDLKTLISKLKLKNTVTIQQEKLLAEKEERLQKEQRELQEMGQSLRTKEQEVCKLQEQLETTIQKLEESKQLLKTNENVITWLNKQLNEVQMGKKLETSPSTHGAGRTAISPHGMPDRPSFPSLGMNHSISPLYAFQNFLEPAHHKTISSQCPVPKVQFNTQLSKMNPCSDVQTVTATSHPANKENGDNLGLESKYLKKKDDSIPLRGLSQNTLNSEYLKPYVPTKAQPAPRAAGTPASAYFPG